AAATGCTGATAACGATATCGGGCAAACGCTTGTCACCACAGGCTGCCGGGGTTTTTGTGGGTGGCTTTCAGGGTATACGTTAATTTCACTATACGTAATTAGTTTTACCATACGTAAATTGTGGCGCGGCTGCGAGGGCAGTTGCGTATGCGTTTCAACGGAGAAACTTGCATGGATACCCAAACCCGCACGCCGAATACCGCCAGTTCGCGGCTCGAGATCGAGCCGGGCTATCAGTCGGGATTCGCGAACGAATTCGCCACGGAGGCCTTGCCGGGCGCGCTACCTGAAGGTCGCAATTCGCCGCAGCGCGCAGCCTATGGCTTGTACGCCGAACAACTGTCGGGCACGGCATTCACTGCGCCGCGCGGGCATAACCGCCGTTCGTGGCTGTACCGGATTCGTCCGGCGGCGGTCCACAGGCCCTTCACGCAACTGCCGTCGGAGCGGCTCGTTGCGAACTTCGCCGAGGTGCCGCCGACGCCGCCGAACCAGCTGCGCTGGGACGCATTGCCGATGCCCACCGAGCCGACGGACTTCATCGACGGCTGGGTGACGATGGCGGGCAACGGTTCAGCTGAAGCAATGAACGGCTGCGCGATCCACCTGTACGCAGCGAACCGCTCGATGAAGGATCGCTTCTTCTACAACGCCGACGGTGAATTGCTGATCGTGCCGCAGGAAGGCCGCCTGCATATCGCTACAGAGATGGGGCGACTCGACGTCGAGCCGTTCGAAATCGCGGTGATTCCGCGTGGCGTGCGCTTCGCGGTGAGCCTGCCGGACGGCGCCGCGCGCGGCTATATCTGCGAGAACTTCGGCGCGTTGCTGCGTTTGCCGGATCTCGGCCCGATCGGCTCGAACGGCCTCGCCAATCCGCGCGATTTCCTCACGCCGCATGCCGCGTATGAAGACCGCGAAGGCGACTTCGAACTCGTCGCCAAGATGAACGGCAACTTGTGGCGCGCGGATATCGACCATTCGCCGCTCGACGTGATCGCGTGGCACGGCAATTACGCGCCGTACAAATACGATCTGCGTCGCTTCAACACGATCGGTTCGATCAGCTTCGACCATCCGGACCCGTCGATCTTTCTGGTGTTGCAAGCGCAAAGCGATACGCCGGGCGTCGACACGATCGACTTCGTGATTTTCCCGCCGCGCTGGCTCGCGGCCGAAGATACGTTCCGCCCGCCCTGGTTCCACCGCAACGTCGCGAGCGAATTCATGGGCCTCGTGCACGGTGTGTACGACGCGAAAGCCGAGGGCTTCGTGCCGGGCGGCGCGAGTCTGCACAACTGCATGTCGGGTCACGGCCCGGACGCGGACACCTTCGAGAAAGCGTCGCATGGCGATACGTCGACGCCGAAGAAAGTCGGCGACACGATGGCCTTTATGTTCGAAACGCGCACGCTGATCAAGCCGACCCGCTTCGCGCTCGAAACGGCACAACTGCAGGCGAATTACTACGAGTGCTGGCAAGGTCTCAAGAAACACTTCAACCCGGAGCAACGATGAACGCATTGAGCGATCTTCAGGCGACGCTCGATCCGTCGCGCAAGAGCTGGATCGAGTCGGCTAACGAGTCGACCCACGATTTTTCGATCCAGAACCTGCCTTTCGGCATTTTCAGCGACAAGGCCAACGCCACGCGCCGCGTGGGTGTGGCGATCGGCGACGAGATCGTCGATCTAAGCGTGCTCAAATCCGCAGGCTTGCTCAAGCTCCCGATCGCCTCGGCCGATCAATTCGTTGCAGTGAAAGATCAGGTATTCGAGCAGGACACTCTCAACGATTTCATCTCGCTCGGCCGCGACGCATGGCGCAGCGTGCGCATTCAGTTGAGCGATCTGTTGAAGCGCGACACGGCGACCTTGCGCGACAACGCCGATTTGCGTTCGAAAGCCTTGGTGCGTCAGGCCGATGCGCAACTGCATCTGCCGGTGCAGATTCCGGGCTATACCGATTTCTACTCGTCGAAGGAGCACGCGACGAACGTCGGTTCGATGTTTCGCGATCCGAAGAATGCGCTGTTGCCGAACTGGTCGGAGATGCCGATCGGCTACAACGGACGCGCATCGTCGGTGGTGGTGAGCGGGACGCCGGTGCGGCGTCCTAACGGCCAGTTGAAACTGCCGGATCAGGAGCGTCCCGTGTTCGGCGCATGCCGCAAGCTGGATATCGAACTGGAGATGGGTTTCGTGATCGGCAGCGGCAACGCATTGGGCGAGCCGATTGCCTGTGACGATGCGGAAGCGCACATCTTCGGCATGGTGTTGCTGAACGACTGGAGTGCGCGGGATATTCAGCAATGGGAATACGTGCCGCTTGGTCCGTTCAACTCCAAGGGGTTCGCGACCACCATCTCGCCGTGGATCGTGACGCTCGACGCGCTCGAACCGTTCCGCGTCGAGCAGCCGTCGCAGGAGCCGCAACCGTTGGCGTACTTGCGCCACAACGGCAAGCACGCATTCGACATCTCGCTGGAAGTAACGCTGCGCCCGCAAAGCGCCAAACAGGCAACCACGATCTCGCGGACCAACTACAAGCACATGTACTGGACGATGGCGCAGCAGCTTGCGCATCACACGGTATCGGGCTGCAATACGCGGGTTGGCGATCTAATGGGTTCGGGCACGATCAGCGGCCCGACTGCCGACTCATGCGGCAGCCTGCTTGAGTCCACATGGAACGGCAAGAATCCGTTGGAATTGAAGGAAGGCGGCACACGAGGGTTTATCGAAGACGGCGACGAACTGACGCTCGCCGGCTGGTGCCAGGGCAACGGGTACCGCGTCGGTTTCGGCACGTGCGTGGGGGAAATTCTGCCGGCACAGAAATAACGCGGACCGAACCCCTCGGCCGAGGGGAGGGATGGACCGTTCCGGCGAGCACGCAGTGCGAGGCGGGAAGTAAGACGCCCTTGTCACTCACGCCGAGTGTGTGAGGGCACAGATTCCAGATGCACCACTACCGCAACTGTGCGGGGGAGCCGCTTAAGAATTAGCGGTTTGAGCCGCTTTCTCTTGCTTACTTCTCTTTGCGGCCGGCAAAGAGAAGTGAGTGCCGCCCCGCACAGGGGCAACGCTGATAGACCACTAAGAAATCAAGGAAAGGCCAACACCGCCGCAACCGGTAACAAAACTCACGACCCAACAACCCGCACCGGCGCACGCCGCCTTTCCCACCACGCAGCACCAAGAAACGCAAACGCAGCAACCAGAA
The sequence above is drawn from the Paraburkholderia sp. BL23I1N1 genome and encodes:
- the hmgA gene encoding homogentisate 1,2-dioxygenase — translated: MDTQTRTPNTASSRLEIEPGYQSGFANEFATEALPGALPEGRNSPQRAAYGLYAEQLSGTAFTAPRGHNRRSWLYRIRPAAVHRPFTQLPSERLVANFAEVPPTPPNQLRWDALPMPTEPTDFIDGWVTMAGNGSAEAMNGCAIHLYAANRSMKDRFFYNADGELLIVPQEGRLHIATEMGRLDVEPFEIAVIPRGVRFAVSLPDGAARGYICENFGALLRLPDLGPIGSNGLANPRDFLTPHAAYEDREGDFELVAKMNGNLWRADIDHSPLDVIAWHGNYAPYKYDLRRFNTIGSISFDHPDPSIFLVLQAQSDTPGVDTIDFVIFPPRWLAAEDTFRPPWFHRNVASEFMGLVHGVYDAKAEGFVPGGASLHNCMSGHGPDADTFEKASHGDTSTPKKVGDTMAFMFETRTLIKPTRFALETAQLQANYYECWQGLKKHFNPEQR
- the fahA gene encoding fumarylacetoacetase, whose amino-acid sequence is MNALSDLQATLDPSRKSWIESANESTHDFSIQNLPFGIFSDKANATRRVGVAIGDEIVDLSVLKSAGLLKLPIASADQFVAVKDQVFEQDTLNDFISLGRDAWRSVRIQLSDLLKRDTATLRDNADLRSKALVRQADAQLHLPVQIPGYTDFYSSKEHATNVGSMFRDPKNALLPNWSEMPIGYNGRASSVVVSGTPVRRPNGQLKLPDQERPVFGACRKLDIELEMGFVIGSGNALGEPIACDDAEAHIFGMVLLNDWSARDIQQWEYVPLGPFNSKGFATTISPWIVTLDALEPFRVEQPSQEPQPLAYLRHNGKHAFDISLEVTLRPQSAKQATTISRTNYKHMYWTMAQQLAHHTVSGCNTRVGDLMGSGTISGPTADSCGSLLESTWNGKNPLELKEGGTRGFIEDGDELTLAGWCQGNGYRVGFGTCVGEILPAQK